Proteins found in one Pseudomonas sp. P8_241 genomic segment:
- a CDS encoding taurine ABC transporter ATP-binding protein, whose amino-acid sequence MGLSLKIHDVSVHYPGQQKGLRVTALAGVNLDIASGDFVVALGASGCGKTTLLNLMAGFIQPSSGLITLGDFHGQVPQQTSAVAQLRDQVTGPGSERGVVFQKHALLPWLNVLDNVAFGLKLRGVARAEREERARYFLELTGLADFAGHAVYQLSGGMQQRVGIARALTNDPQMLLLDEPLGALDALTRERLQELILQIWIRTEKMMFFITHDVEEALFMATRLIIMSPRPGRITHEFPIDFGRRFLAGQDARTVKSSAEFIALREQVLSIIHGDEEAA is encoded by the coding sequence ATGGGCCTGAGCCTGAAAATCCACGACGTGTCGGTACACTACCCCGGTCAGCAGAAAGGCCTGCGGGTAACGGCCCTGGCCGGGGTCAACCTGGACATCGCCAGCGGCGATTTCGTCGTCGCCCTGGGGGCGTCGGGCTGCGGCAAGACCACCCTGCTCAACCTGATGGCCGGCTTCATCCAGCCCAGCAGTGGTTTGATCACCCTGGGTGATTTCCACGGCCAGGTGCCGCAACAGACCTCGGCGGTGGCACAACTGCGCGACCAGGTCACCGGGCCAGGGTCCGAACGCGGCGTAGTTTTCCAGAAGCATGCGTTACTGCCCTGGTTGAATGTGCTCGACAACGTCGCCTTCGGCCTGAAACTTCGCGGCGTGGCCAGGGCGGAGCGCGAGGAGCGCGCACGGTACTTCCTGGAGCTCACGGGGCTGGCGGATTTCGCCGGCCACGCGGTGTATCAGCTGTCCGGCGGTATGCAACAACGGGTAGGAATCGCCCGGGCGCTGACCAATGATCCGCAGATGCTGTTGCTTGACGAGCCGCTCGGAGCACTGGATGCACTGACCCGCGAACGCTTGCAGGAACTGATCCTGCAGATCTGGATACGCACCGAAAAAATGATGTTTTTTATCACCCATGACGTCGAAGAAGCCCTGTTCATGGCCACCCGGCTGATCATCATGTCGCCACGTCCAGGCCGCATCACTCACGAGTTCCCGATCGACTTCGGCCGCCGTTTTCTCGCCGGCCAGGACGCCCGAACGGTGAAATCCAGTGCCGAATTCATTGCCCTGCGCGAGCAGGTGTTGAGCATTATCCACGGTGACGAGGAGGCCGCATGA
- a CDS encoding ABC transporter permease subunit: protein MSLMDEKQRNAVLRTLNELRRAAPARPGEQYGAPGNGSSLVLSLVTVALAFATWYIATNAGWIKPLFLPSPEAVWAQFLDVARDGFADATLLNHIGWSALRVFGAFVLAVLTAIPVGIMMGVNRVARGIFDPLVEFYRPLPPLAYLPLVVIWMGIGEGSKVLLIYLAMFAPLALSARAGVKSVAIEQIHAAYSMGASRAQVLRHVIMPAALPEVLTGMRIAIGFGWTTLVAAEMVAATAGLGFMVLTASKFMATDVVIMGILVIGVMALLFDLGMRWLERRLVPWKGKA from the coding sequence ATGAGCCTGATGGACGAAAAACAACGCAACGCCGTGCTGCGCACCCTCAATGAACTGCGACGTGCCGCGCCCGCCCGACCGGGCGAACAGTATGGTGCACCGGGCAATGGTTCGAGCCTGGTCTTGAGCCTGGTCACCGTGGCACTGGCGTTTGCCACCTGGTACATCGCAACCAACGCCGGTTGGATCAAACCGCTGTTCCTGCCATCGCCCGAGGCCGTCTGGGCACAATTTCTGGACGTGGCCCGCGACGGGTTCGCCGACGCGACCTTGCTCAACCACATCGGCTGGAGTGCCCTGCGTGTCTTCGGGGCGTTTGTCCTGGCAGTGCTCACGGCGATCCCGGTGGGGATCATGATGGGTGTCAATCGCGTGGCCCGCGGGATTTTCGACCCGCTGGTGGAGTTCTACCGGCCACTACCGCCGCTGGCGTATTTGCCATTGGTGGTGATCTGGATGGGCATCGGTGAGGGCTCCAAGGTGCTGCTGATCTACCTGGCGATGTTCGCCCCGCTGGCCCTCAGCGCACGCGCCGGGGTCAAGTCGGTGGCCATCGAACAGATTCATGCCGCCTACTCCATGGGCGCCAGTCGTGCCCAGGTGCTGCGTCACGTGATCATGCCAGCGGCGCTGCCGGAGGTACTGACCGGCATGCGCATCGCAATTGGCTTCGGCTGGACCACCCTGGTGGCCGCCGAGATGGTTGCGGCCACAGCTGGTCTGGGCTTCATGGTGTTGACCGCTTCAAAATTCATGGCCACCGACGTGGTGATCATGGGTATCTTGGTCATCGGCGTCATGGCCTTGCTGTTCGACCTGGGCATGCGTTGGCTGGAACGGCGCCTGGTACCTTGGAAAGGCAAGGCCTGA
- a CDS encoding LuxR C-terminal-related transcriptional regulator, whose translation MKPNTLLVSTKFAPPRLSSQAVLREELMARLNDARHKKLMVITGSAGFGKTTLMAQWRMELVKEGARVAWLSLISEDASRTTFCAGLIGTLQKIGLVLEDDLWLISDAGKTGWQQAMCAALVNTLDRDGAEQYLMIDDFHHITDPAILALIQALVDAAPGNLHIVLASRVATPLLLGRLRAMGELCEIDGTELSFAFRESFSFLKNHLDANIDLDAAHSIHDLTNGWPIGLQLVSISMKAKPGKSPKPGRQLLNSASLGAYLSEDVIGDLPDELFQFMQKISVLRRFSSPLAAYVTENEHAPQLIASIEARNLFLLPVDMEDRFEWYRLHPMFAEFLNQRLEQGGIDVSGLHLRAAQWFANEELFTEAVRHAVLSGDFQTVVEILERAIPTLANLSHLGVFMRWIERVPTELLAQHPRLMLMGAWSAVMVGHLDTARHWKDILTSSHPTPTQALQIKLLQALIAEMDEDVESGLVYLNEIGDAPLGHAFFEYFRWGLTVAALATIGQYAQARSRFNALADHLMLSNTSEVALVNRSTLGVVALYEGNVLEAERICSSVLADAETHHGRRSISATSTAAILAELWYELDRIDDARETLANRLDMLHFSAPEYMYCAARTYARLQFLQEGVRSALDYVAKKESHFRALGLNHGVAVMLAEQVNLVLKAGDWRHGESLQASLDDLVLQPQRSKSCQSAITAAASLSRARLALARQEPEAALLAIEEVHEVATLLNRGTLLVKADLLKAIALDRLGNDEASRDSLTTALASGYRLGLVRTFLDESEALRDLLARLDCQSVETLVQYQQQLLIGMKQITLPISDKSTAPLTGSYDDTEPLTKREQEILTLLEQSMSNKHIALALNISVQTVKWNLKNMFIKLGVSSRYEAIIVARKRG comes from the coding sequence ATGAAACCCAACACCCTGCTTGTCAGCACCAAATTCGCTCCGCCGCGCCTCTCCAGCCAAGCTGTATTGCGTGAGGAACTGATGGCGCGTCTGAACGATGCGCGCCATAAAAAACTAATGGTCATCACCGGCAGCGCCGGGTTTGGAAAGACCACGTTGATGGCGCAATGGCGAATGGAATTGGTCAAGGAGGGGGCGCGCGTTGCTTGGCTTTCGCTGATTTCCGAGGATGCATCGAGGACGACGTTCTGCGCTGGGTTGATCGGTACCCTGCAAAAAATCGGACTGGTTCTGGAGGACGACCTGTGGCTGATAAGCGACGCGGGTAAGACTGGTTGGCAGCAGGCGATGTGCGCAGCCCTGGTCAATACGCTCGACCGGGATGGGGCCGAGCAATACCTGATGATCGACGATTTTCACCACATCACCGATCCCGCGATCTTGGCGCTGATACAGGCGCTGGTCGACGCGGCCCCAGGGAATTTGCACATTGTCTTGGCATCACGGGTGGCGACGCCGCTATTGCTCGGTCGCCTGCGGGCAATGGGCGAGCTTTGCGAGATTGACGGCACTGAACTGTCGTTCGCCTTTCGCGAGTCCTTCAGTTTTCTCAAGAATCATCTGGATGCCAATATCGATCTAGACGCCGCACATTCGATTCACGACTTGACCAACGGATGGCCGATCGGCCTGCAACTGGTGTCGATCTCGATGAAGGCCAAGCCTGGTAAGTCGCCGAAACCCGGCAGGCAGTTGCTCAACAGCGCGAGTCTTGGTGCGTACCTTTCCGAGGACGTCATTGGCGATCTACCCGATGAGTTGTTCCAGTTCATGCAGAAAATATCGGTTTTGCGTCGTTTCAGTTCTCCCTTGGCCGCCTATGTCACGGAAAACGAGCATGCCCCGCAGCTGATTGCATCCATTGAAGCACGAAACCTGTTTTTGCTGCCGGTGGACATGGAAGATCGTTTTGAGTGGTATCGGCTGCATCCAATGTTCGCTGAGTTCCTCAACCAGCGCCTGGAGCAGGGCGGGATCGACGTCAGTGGGCTGCACCTGCGTGCTGCTCAATGGTTCGCCAATGAGGAGCTCTTTACCGAAGCTGTTCGACACGCGGTGCTCAGCGGTGATTTTCAGACGGTAGTGGAGATCCTTGAACGGGCCATTCCTACTCTGGCCAATCTCAGTCATCTTGGCGTCTTCATGCGCTGGATCGAGCGCGTGCCGACAGAGCTTCTCGCCCAACATCCGCGATTGATGCTGATGGGGGCCTGGAGTGCGGTGATGGTCGGCCATCTGGACACGGCCAGGCATTGGAAAGACATCCTGACGTCGAGCCACCCGACACCAACCCAGGCGTTGCAAATCAAATTGCTGCAGGCGTTGATCGCAGAGATGGACGAGGACGTGGAAAGCGGCCTGGTCTATCTGAACGAGATTGGCGACGCGCCATTGGGGCATGCTTTTTTCGAGTACTTCCGCTGGGGGCTGACCGTGGCCGCGCTTGCCACCATCGGACAGTATGCTCAGGCGCGAAGCCGATTCAACGCCTTGGCTGACCACCTCATGCTCAGCAACACAAGCGAGGTGGCGCTGGTCAACCGCAGCACCCTGGGTGTCGTCGCGCTGTACGAAGGCAACGTGCTGGAAGCCGAACGCATCTGTTCGAGCGTCCTTGCAGACGCGGAAACCCATCATGGGCGTCGTTCGATAAGTGCGACCAGTACGGCGGCGATTCTGGCTGAGTTGTGGTACGAACTTGACCGCATCGACGACGCCCGAGAAACCCTCGCCAACCGCCTGGACATGCTGCATTTTTCTGCGCCTGAATACATGTACTGCGCCGCCCGTACTTATGCACGGCTGCAGTTCCTGCAGGAAGGCGTAAGGAGTGCGCTCGACTATGTCGCAAAAAAAGAAAGCCATTTCCGCGCGCTGGGGTTGAACCATGGCGTTGCCGTCATGCTTGCCGAGCAGGTCAACCTGGTGCTGAAAGCCGGTGACTGGCGACATGGAGAATCGTTGCAGGCATCCCTCGATGACCTAGTTTTACAGCCACAACGTTCCAAATCATGCCAAAGCGCAATTACCGCCGCGGCTAGTTTGTCACGGGCTCGCCTGGCGCTGGCCAGGCAGGAACCGGAGGCAGCACTGCTGGCGATCGAGGAAGTTCATGAAGTCGCGACCTTGCTCAACAGGGGGACGCTGTTGGTCAAAGCTGATCTTCTCAAAGCAATAGCATTGGATAGGCTCGGGAATGATGAGGCATCCCGCGACAGTCTAACAACAGCGCTCGCTTCAGGTTACCGATTGGGCTTGGTACGGACGTTTCTTGACGAAAGCGAAGCATTACGTGACTTGCTGGCCAGGCTGGACTGTCAGTCAGTGGAGACGCTTGTGCAGTATCAGCAGCAACTGCTGATCGGCATGAAGCAAATCACTTTACCAATCAGTGACAAGTCTACGGCACCGTTAACGGGGTCTTACGATGACACAGAGCCGCTGACCAAGCGCGAGCAGGAGATTCTCACGCTGCTGGAACAGTCCATGTCCAACAAACACATCGCACTGGCACTCAACATCAGCGTGCAGACCGTCAAATGGAACCTGAAGAACATGTTCATCAAACTCGGGGTGTCGAGTCGTTACGAAGCCATTATCGTTGCGCGCAAGCGCGGATGA
- a CDS encoding acyl-CoA dehydrogenase family protein produces MTDAQRLSIDSMRTFVQREIAPVASLLRHAAAPRDQLLELTQAVAEFGLPGMVVTRSLGGHGVDWVTQGRLFEELAAGSVELACQVLLNTLATTLVMQHPALAERYLPELIAGRRLVGITRNGPTSALHGRRKGDEWLIDGRCDNISASLQTDLLICAVREHSKASSWILLDRSEDRFEIRHYHDVEGEKHICLQITQARLPTQRWLGDAAPASLMTRHVLDTFKLHEAVIQLARGQALLDASMSRARHNTQFGRPIAAQHLVAMQFAELATQLDAARLMCGLGFAQLDAGRLDGNIASRARLLTAEIAQRIERRISRIDSSNVPQNNNPNWPHNGGPLALLSESIAEDAQRIAVGLIGELP; encoded by the coding sequence ATGACAGATGCCCAAAGACTTTCAATCGACAGCATGCGCACCTTTGTGCAGCGTGAAATTGCACCCGTCGCCAGTCTATTGCGCCACGCCGCAGCACCGCGCGATCAGCTGCTGGAACTCACTCAGGCGGTCGCCGAGTTCGGCTTGCCTGGCATGGTGGTGACCAGGTCCCTCGGAGGTCACGGCGTCGACTGGGTGACCCAGGGCAGACTGTTCGAAGAGTTGGCAGCAGGCAGTGTCGAACTTGCCTGTCAGGTATTGCTCAATACGCTCGCAACGACGCTGGTGATGCAGCATCCGGCGCTGGCTGAGCGCTATCTCCCCGAGTTGATCGCTGGCCGCAGACTTGTCGGAATCACCCGGAACGGCCCGACCAGTGCACTGCACGGTCGACGCAAAGGCGACGAGTGGCTCATTGACGGCAGATGCGACAACATCAGCGCAAGCCTGCAGACCGACTTGCTCATTTGTGCGGTTCGCGAACACTCGAAGGCTTCCTCATGGATATTGCTGGATCGCTCGGAAGACCGCTTCGAGATCCGTCATTACCACGATGTTGAAGGTGAGAAGCACATATGCCTGCAGATCACTCAGGCCCGACTCCCGACACAGCGCTGGCTCGGCGATGCAGCCCCTGCCTCGCTGATGACACGCCATGTGCTGGATACATTCAAATTGCATGAAGCGGTGATCCAATTGGCCCGTGGTCAGGCGTTGCTCGATGCATCGATGTCCCGGGCCAGGCACAACACGCAGTTCGGTCGCCCGATTGCCGCCCAGCACCTCGTGGCCATGCAGTTCGCCGAACTCGCCACCCAACTGGATGCTGCCCGGCTGATGTGCGGGTTGGGTTTTGCGCAACTCGATGCCGGTCGCCTGGATGGCAATATCGCCAGCCGCGCACGGTTGTTGACGGCCGAGATCGCGCAACGTATCGAACGGCGTATCAGCCGGATCGACAGCAGCAACGTCCCTCAGAACAACAACCCGAATTGGCCACACAACGGCGGACCGCTGGCTCTTCTCAGCGAGAGTATCGCCGAGGATGCGCAACGAATCGCCGTAGGCCTGATCGGCGAGTTACCCTGA